In Leucobacter insecticola, one DNA window encodes the following:
- a CDS encoding ABC transporter ATP-binding protein, with product MSGDLNPEYLSIRQLKKTYPKTTAPAVNDVNLDVQQGDLVALLGPSGCGKTTTLRMVAGLLEPTAGQIFVDGKDVVSIPVHKRGMGMVFQSYALFPHLTVEENVAFGLQMLRVPRAEVGVRSLEALEKVQLSHLKGRRPAELSGGQQQRVALARALVTNPTLLLLDEPLSNLDAKLREAMRREIRSIQQETGTTTLFVTHDQDEALDMADRIAILNNGVIEQYDTPTAIYENPATMFVANFVGRANFIEVESVEVGPAGSYEVTSALFGRLLVGGAQGIGNQASLVVRPHRLSVAAVNSAHGGTLPTARARVIASSYTGNVRSYDLQLDGGQVMRADKLSTAHEDLFVGDDALISFEPGDAYLVPEG from the coding sequence ATGAGTGGCGACCTGAATCCTGAGTACTTGTCAATTCGACAACTAAAGAAAACGTATCCGAAAACCACCGCCCCAGCGGTGAACGATGTGAATCTTGATGTTCAACAGGGCGACCTTGTCGCCCTGTTGGGCCCATCGGGCTGTGGAAAGACCACAACGCTACGAATGGTTGCGGGGCTTTTGGAACCAACCGCAGGGCAGATATTCGTCGACGGAAAAGATGTTGTTTCAATACCCGTGCACAAACGAGGTATGGGTATGGTCTTCCAGTCTTACGCTCTCTTCCCTCATTTGACTGTCGAGGAAAATGTTGCGTTCGGCCTGCAGATGCTTAGAGTTCCCCGCGCGGAGGTGGGAGTCAGATCGTTGGAGGCGCTCGAAAAAGTTCAGCTTTCGCACTTAAAGGGTCGTCGCCCGGCGGAGCTCTCCGGCGGTCAGCAGCAGCGCGTTGCCCTCGCGCGTGCGCTTGTCACGAACCCCACGCTGCTTCTTCTGGATGAACCGCTCTCAAACCTCGATGCTAAGTTGCGCGAGGCAATGCGCCGGGAAATCAGATCCATTCAACAGGAAACGGGCACCACTACACTCTTCGTGACTCATGATCAAGATGAGGCACTCGATATGGCTGACCGAATCGCGATCTTGAATAACGGTGTGATTGAGCAGTACGATACGCCGACTGCAATATATGAAAATCCTGCAACGATGTTCGTCGCAAATTTTGTGGGGAGGGCGAACTTTATTGAGGTGGAGTCCGTTGAGGTGGGACCAGCAGGGTCATATGAAGTGACATCGGCGCTCTTCGGGCGACTACTCGTAGGGGGTGCCCAGGGCATCGGAAATCAGGCATCTCTCGTCGTTCGCCCTCACCGACTCTCCGTTGCAGCTGTGAATAGCGCACACGGCGGAACGTTGCCCACCGCGCGTGCCCGTGTGATCGCGTCGAGCTACACGGGGAATGTGCGTAGTTATGACCTGCAGCTCGATGGCGGGCAAGTTATGCGAGCCGACAAACTCAGTACAGCGCATGAAGATCTATTTGTTGGCGATGACGCTCTGATTTCATTCGAGCCGGGCGACGCGTATCTCGTCCCGGAAGGGTGA
- a CDS encoding Na+/H+ antiporter NhaA, with protein sequence MVWALFHASGIHATIAGVVLAFTVPVSGRGGTQLAETFEHRFRPLSTGIAVPIFAFFAAGVAVGGESRFPFDPIAIGVMVGLVVGKPIGISLVTWILTRWTRAELDPAVRWRELIGVGTLAGVGFTVSLLVTDLSFDHPADADTARLAVMVASIVAVAVAAAFLVRPRRG encoded by the coding sequence ATGGTGTGGGCACTGTTTCACGCATCAGGGATCCACGCCACCATCGCGGGCGTCGTACTCGCGTTCACGGTGCCGGTATCGGGCCGTGGCGGGACACAGCTCGCCGAAACCTTCGAACACCGTTTCCGTCCACTCTCAACAGGAATCGCCGTCCCCATCTTCGCGTTCTTTGCTGCGGGAGTTGCGGTGGGCGGGGAGTCGCGCTTCCCCTTTGATCCGATCGCGATCGGCGTCATGGTCGGCCTGGTCGTAGGCAAGCCGATCGGCATATCGTTGGTGACGTGGATCCTGACCCGCTGGACTCGCGCGGAGCTCGATCCCGCCGTGCGGTGGCGCGAACTCATCGGCGTGGGGACGCTCGCGGGCGTCGGATTCACCGTCTCGCTTCTCGTCACCGACCTCAGCTTCGACCACCCGGCCGACGCTGACACCGCCCGTCTCGCGGTGATGGTGGCGTCCATCGTCGCAGTCGCCGTTGCGGCAGCGTTTCTGGTGCGTCCGCGCCGCGGCTAA
- a CDS encoding carbon-nitrogen hydrolase family protein: MSTIELSVAQFSATQDIENNRSISVSLIRRAGSSADLVVLPENAMYSDPTKEGPAAGYSEPLDGPFVSAIRETAKLAAINVVVGFTESSDEDRPYNTLIFVDATGELSGVYRKIHLYDAFGYRESDSVKAAETAVPLVFEIKGVKVGAETCYDLRFPEVSRWLIDHDVDVIVLPAAWAVGPMKEIHWETLIRARAVENTVYFAASGQTGPHCTGQSIIVDPLGTVRASAGVEAEAIATTTISTERIAQVRAVNPCLTNRRFTVKPNVYT; the protein is encoded by the coding sequence ATGAGCACGATAGAACTCTCCGTAGCCCAGTTTTCTGCGACTCAGGACATCGAGAACAACAGATCGATCTCCGTGTCACTGATCAGACGCGCTGGCAGTTCCGCAGACCTCGTGGTCCTTCCCGAAAACGCGATGTATTCGGATCCAACGAAGGAGGGTCCAGCAGCCGGATATTCCGAACCGCTTGACGGACCATTTGTATCCGCGATTCGTGAGACAGCAAAACTTGCAGCGATCAATGTGGTAGTTGGGTTCACCGAGTCAAGTGATGAAGATCGTCCGTACAATACTCTGATCTTTGTCGATGCCACCGGTGAGCTCTCAGGTGTCTACCGCAAGATTCATCTCTACGACGCATTCGGCTATCGTGAGTCCGACTCGGTCAAAGCTGCCGAAACGGCTGTGCCGCTCGTGTTTGAAATAAAAGGCGTCAAAGTAGGGGCCGAAACTTGCTACGACCTGAGGTTCCCCGAGGTGAGCCGCTGGCTGATTGACCACGACGTTGATGTCATTGTCCTCCCAGCAGCTTGGGCCGTCGGCCCGATGAAAGAAATACACTGGGAAACACTTATCCGCGCCCGTGCGGTGGAGAACACTGTCTATTTTGCGGCATCCGGCCAGACTGGCCCTCACTGCACCGGACAAAGCATTATCGTTGATCCGTTGGGAACGGTCAGAGCTTCTGCGGGAGTTGAGGCTGAGGCCATTGCAACAACCACCATTAGCACTGAGCGCATCGCGCAGGTTCGTGCGGTAAACCCGTGCCTTACAAATCGTCGCTTTACAGTAAAGCCGAACGTCTATACGTAG
- a CDS encoding GntR family transcriptional regulator: MDVLPDVTHARFGGWSTQTQLPPGLRPPGVKAPDYVYRYLKNLIVTLQLPPKAIITETQIAEAVGVSRTPVRETFSRLQSEQLLSLIPTVAP; this comes from the coding sequence ATGGATGTCCTCCCAGATGTGACGCACGCCCGGTTCGGAGGCTGGTCAACTCAGACTCAACTCCCACCGGGCTTGCGCCCGCCCGGTGTTAAAGCTCCGGACTACGTCTACCGCTACCTAAAGAATCTAATCGTTACTCTGCAGTTGCCACCCAAGGCCATCATTACTGAGACTCAGATTGCCGAAGCTGTGGGCGTTTCACGAACCCCTGTGCGTGAAACCTTTTCTCGCCTCCAATCAGAACAACTCCTCAGCCTGATCCCCACCGTGGCGCCATGA
- a CDS encoding ABC transporter permease: MAVEHTNTELISANVKSVKAKRRTNYSVLGLIIPGIIGLFVSFLLPLFVMIRMSLNENGPGGQLIEGATLTSYVETFADPFYWKVIGNTLLLGLVCGLFSILLSYPIALFLTRTTSRWKGVLMALAIAPLLTSAVARTFGWMALLGDKGVVNEALVNFGLISTPMRLSNNFLGTSIALVEILMPYAILAMISGFGRISISLEEAAGSLGASKFKVFMRVTLPLSLPGVFTGFLLVFVLAVSSFVTPKLLGGGRVFILATEVYNEATQTLNWPLASALSVILLVFFGVLVATYQRLIKRFEG, from the coding sequence ATGGCCGTTGAACATACCAATACGGAACTGATCAGCGCGAACGTGAAGTCGGTTAAGGCCAAAAGGCGTACTAATTACTCCGTCCTTGGCTTAATCATTCCAGGTATCATCGGGCTCTTTGTGAGCTTCTTGCTGCCGCTTTTCGTCATGATCCGGATGTCTCTCAATGAGAACGGCCCAGGTGGCCAGCTCATTGAGGGAGCAACACTCACCTCCTATGTTGAGACGTTCGCTGACCCGTTCTATTGGAAGGTGATTGGAAACACTTTGTTACTCGGGCTTGTGTGTGGGCTGTTTTCCATATTGCTCTCGTACCCAATTGCACTTTTTCTTACACGAACAACCTCGCGATGGAAGGGCGTGCTGATGGCCCTGGCCATCGCACCGCTTCTCACCTCTGCTGTTGCAAGGACTTTTGGGTGGATGGCGTTGCTTGGAGACAAGGGTGTGGTAAATGAGGCGTTGGTGAACTTTGGGCTTATCAGTACTCCAATGCGACTCAGTAACAACTTCCTGGGTACTTCAATTGCACTTGTTGAAATCTTAATGCCCTACGCGATCTTGGCAATGATTTCTGGATTTGGGCGCATTAGTATTTCTCTGGAAGAAGCCGCTGGATCCTTGGGCGCTTCGAAGTTCAAAGTGTTTATGAGAGTGACGTTGCCACTCTCGCTTCCAGGAGTGTTCACTGGATTCCTCCTGGTCTTCGTGCTAGCCGTGAGCTCGTTTGTGACTCCGAAACTGTTGGGAGGCGGACGTGTCTTCATTCTGGCAACCGAGGTGTACAACGAAGCGACTCAAACCCTGAACTGGCCACTAGCTTCAGCCTTGTCCGTCATATTGTTGGTTTTCTTCGGCGTTCTTGTAGCTACATATCAGCGACTTATCAAACGATTTGAGGGGTGA
- a CDS encoding RraA family protein produces the protein MFQFNAMPTQISEVLRKSLLTVQTSTLGHLRDNGFIQGLTPNQRPIQFAGTAVTVRLPHMDSTALHVAADQLRPGDVLVVDQSGDDRSSFGGMVAFTSKSRGAEGVILAGAMNDFEEVLELGLPVYSRGVSARTTRILGIEGAINVPITIGGVVVTPGDAVFADSDGIAVLRENEIEAVVADLQSKEGAEPSKKLEIAAGARLSEWSGAAKYFETTGASL, from the coding sequence GTGTTCCAATTCAATGCAATGCCAACCCAAATATCTGAGGTTTTGCGCAAATCGCTCCTCACCGTACAAACCTCTACGCTTGGTCATCTTCGCGACAACGGCTTCATTCAAGGGCTCACACCAAATCAACGCCCCATCCAGTTCGCGGGCACCGCGGTTACAGTGCGCCTGCCACACATGGATTCGACTGCACTTCACGTCGCCGCAGACCAGCTCCGACCCGGCGACGTACTCGTCGTGGATCAATCAGGGGATGATCGATCTAGCTTTGGCGGCATGGTCGCATTCACGTCCAAGAGCCGTGGCGCAGAAGGGGTGATTCTCGCAGGAGCGATGAATGACTTTGAAGAGGTTCTTGAACTCGGCCTACCAGTCTACTCTCGGGGCGTTTCCGCTCGCACAACCAGAATCCTGGGGATTGAAGGAGCGATTAACGTCCCAATCACCATTGGAGGCGTTGTAGTAACTCCGGGTGACGCGGTTTTCGCCGATTCTGACGGGATCGCGGTGCTTCGAGAAAACGAGATCGAGGCAGTTGTCGCCGATCTTCAGTCAAAAGAAGGTGCCGAACCCTCAAAGAAGCTAGAAATCGCGGCAGGTGCAAGACTCTCTGAATGGAGCGGTGCAGCCAAATACTTCGAGACGACCGGAGCCAGCTTATGA
- a CDS encoding FCD domain-containing protein has translation MIPEITLRSIQEQAVTRAVLEGYGVEWICTHRVQIADRLHELVETQRAIYEDDPERIVDMVLTDKEFHWTLVKATGNTEFAQLYNSIHDRQLRIGIALFGALKQRRCDAIEQHTEIATAIEQFDLTTAKRLLEDHLVGSIDQVAGIFTN, from the coding sequence ATGATTCCTGAAATCACCCTGAGATCAATTCAGGAGCAAGCAGTAACCCGTGCGGTGCTAGAGGGGTATGGCGTCGAGTGGATATGCACGCACAGAGTACAGATTGCGGACCGCCTACATGAACTCGTGGAAACTCAGCGGGCAATTTATGAAGATGATCCGGAACGAATAGTTGACATGGTTCTTACCGATAAAGAGTTCCACTGGACCCTTGTTAAGGCAACCGGTAATACCGAGTTTGCCCAACTGTACAATTCGATCCATGACCGTCAGCTTCGGATTGGCATAGCACTGTTTGGTGCATTAAAGCAACGTCGCTGTGACGCCATAGAGCAGCACACCGAGATCGCCACGGCGATCGAACAGTTTGATCTCACGACAGCAAAGCGCCTGCTTGAGGACCACCTCGTCGGAAGTATCGATCAAGTAGCTGGAATTTTCACTAATTAG
- a CDS encoding extracellular solute-binding protein — MSFKTKIGVSSIAISALALTACSGAGAAELGSSEVVEIRVLGYAALFEDQYTTAVIDKFNESQNGIMVSFVPAQNSAEMLGKLRSEASNPTIDVAILDASVAHTGNKEGLFAKVSEETVPNIANVVELGQNADGYGPAVTFDNLVVLYNTSAVSKAPAGIADLWDAPENSVSIPAPPDIQGHTLTILTANNLGVDY, encoded by the coding sequence ATGTCATTCAAGACCAAAATAGGCGTATCGTCGATAGCCATTTCTGCCCTTGCTCTTACCGCCTGTAGCGGGGCCGGAGCTGCAGAACTAGGGAGTTCTGAGGTTGTCGAGATTAGGGTTCTTGGCTACGCCGCTTTGTTCGAAGACCAATACACGACCGCTGTCATTGATAAATTCAATGAATCCCAAAATGGCATCATGGTGAGCTTTGTTCCCGCTCAGAACAGTGCCGAGATGCTGGGTAAGCTTCGGAGCGAAGCATCAAATCCAACCATCGACGTTGCAATTCTCGATGCGTCGGTTGCTCATACGGGGAACAAGGAAGGGCTCTTCGCGAAGGTCTCTGAAGAGACAGTGCCCAATATCGCAAATGTAGTGGAGCTAGGGCAGAATGCTGATGGTTACGGGCCTGCGGTTACCTTTGACAACCTCGTTGTGCTGTACAACACCTCTGCTGTGAGTAAGGCCCCGGCCGGCATCGCCGATCTCTGGGATGCTCCTGAAAACTCTGTATCAATTCCTGCACCGCCGGATATTCAGGGGCACACGCTAACGATTCTCACCGCGAATAATCTTGGCGTAGATTATTAG
- a CDS encoding ABC transporter permease: MGKVLNRIVVAVVYLFLLAPIIAVVFISFNQGKSLAIEIGAPSFAWYESVIGNTALMKGAQVSLVTASIVAVIVLFLGVPVALAIARYDFPGKGAVSGFFLSPLLVPGVVLGLGLLLVFQPIGLVGTYPGIVLAHFGVTVPYVIRTTLSSLLTSDMRCEEAARVHGANAFTTFRRVTLPIIAPGILAGGVMAFIISFDEAVISLFVAGSGHTTLPVEMFRYLQYRSDPGLAALSVILIGLSVVIVLVIERAVGLRKVVNN; encoded by the coding sequence ATGGGTAAAGTTCTGAATCGAATCGTAGTTGCGGTCGTGTACCTCTTCCTGCTCGCCCCGATTATTGCGGTCGTGTTTATCTCGTTCAACCAGGGGAAGAGCTTGGCCATCGAAATCGGGGCTCCGTCGTTTGCCTGGTATGAGAGTGTGATAGGGAATACGGCGCTTATGAAAGGCGCGCAGGTGAGCCTAGTGACTGCATCTATCGTTGCGGTCATCGTGTTATTTCTCGGAGTGCCAGTCGCTTTGGCGATAGCACGGTATGACTTCCCTGGGAAAGGAGCGGTGTCGGGCTTTTTCTTGTCGCCGCTTCTTGTGCCTGGAGTTGTACTTGGTCTTGGCCTTTTGCTGGTATTCCAGCCAATAGGTCTCGTTGGCACCTATCCCGGAATCGTGTTGGCGCATTTTGGGGTGACCGTTCCCTATGTCATCCGAACGACTCTTTCGAGTTTATTGACTAGCGACATGCGGTGTGAGGAAGCGGCACGGGTGCACGGTGCAAATGCTTTCACGACATTTCGAAGAGTCACACTGCCGATCATTGCTCCGGGGATTCTCGCCGGCGGTGTGATGGCGTTCATTATTTCATTTGATGAGGCCGTGATTTCACTATTTGTTGCTGGATCAGGTCACACCACACTGCCGGTAGAGATGTTTAGGTATCTTCAGTACCGGTCCGATCCAGGTCTTGCGGCGCTTTCAGTGATTCTTATCGGGCTATCCGTGGTGATTGTGCTGGTTATTGAGCGTGCTGTCGGCTTACGAAAGGTTGTAAATAACTAG
- a CDS encoding extracellular solute-binding protein, which translates to MEPAIKELAKLAPLVNTWEPVPDVYQPVISGTSEFGVGWNARAQYFSEESDGAMGVVQPDDGIGFQINTINLVEGSEKAAAAQEFMNYALSKEAQESFAEALFYAPVVSDAELPESVKDRVADSADPAIVDIDWIWLADHRDDWTEQWRRSVIGG; encoded by the coding sequence ATCGAGCCAGCCATCAAGGAACTGGCGAAGCTGGCTCCGCTCGTGAACACTTGGGAACCTGTGCCTGATGTGTACCAGCCGGTCATTTCCGGCACGTCCGAATTTGGGGTCGGATGGAATGCTCGAGCACAGTATTTTTCTGAAGAATCCGATGGCGCGATGGGCGTTGTTCAACCGGACGACGGCATCGGTTTCCAAATCAACACGATCAATCTTGTTGAGGGAAGTGAGAAAGCTGCTGCTGCCCAGGAATTCATGAACTACGCGCTTTCCAAGGAAGCTCAAGAATCATTTGCTGAGGCTCTCTTCTACGCGCCAGTGGTTTCAGATGCTGAACTGCCTGAGTCGGTGAAGGACCGTGTCGCTGATTCTGCAGATCCGGCAATCGTCGATATTGACTGGATCTGGCTCGCCGACCATCGTGATGATTGGACCGAGCAGTGGCGTCGTAGCGTCATCGGAGGATAA